A part of candidate division KSB1 bacterium genomic DNA contains:
- a CDS encoding ABC transporter ATP-binding protein, protein MISLKNIVKYYKTGFGNTFVLRDINLEIAEGEFVTIMGPSGSGKSTLLHIMGMLDAPSSGEYFFNDINVIKLKERKRTELHSTNIGFVFQSYHLIDELTVYENIEMPLLYRKIKGAERKGLVADSLDRFQIVGKKNLFPNQLSGGQQQLVGIARAVITNPKIIDANKPTW, encoded by the coding sequence ATGATCTCTTTAAAAAATATTGTCAAGTATTACAAAACCGGTTTTGGAAACACTTTTGTTTTGCGCGATATTAATCTTGAAATTGCCGAAGGTGAGTTTGTGACCATTATGGGACCGTCGGGGTCCGGCAAATCAACTTTGCTCCATATCATGGGAATGTTGGATGCCCCTTCCAGCGGTGAGTATTTTTTTAATGATATTAATGTCATTAAACTGAAGGAGAGAAAGCGAACCGAATTGCATTCAACGAACATTGGATTTGTGTTTCAAAGCTATCACCTGATCGACGAATTGACGGTTTACGAAAATATCGAGATGCCGCTCCTGTACAGAAAAATCAAAGGCGCTGAGCGCAAGGGGCTGGTCGCGGACTCTCTCGACCGCTTTCAAATTGTCGGCAAGAAAAACCTTTTTCCGAATCAATTGTCCGGCGGACAGCAGCAGTTGGTTGGCATTGCCAGAGCCGTCATCACCAATCCAAAGATTATTGACGCAAACAAACCGACGTGGAA